A window from Alkalicoccobacillus plakortidis encodes these proteins:
- the deoB gene encoding phosphopentomutase produces MSEQPFKRVFLIVMDSVGIGAAPDAAEFGDVGSDTLGHIAESMNGIGLPTLEKMGIANIKEVQGLTAVENPKAHYGKMQEASNGKDTMTGHWEIMGLRIDEPFRVFPEGFPDELLTALEQEVGRGFLGNKVASGTEILDELAEEHVNTGKLIVYTSADSVLQIAAHEDVVPIDELYDICEKARKLTLQPEYMIGRVIARPFVGEKGNWKRTPNRHDYALKPFGRTVMNELEDGGFDSIAIGKISDIYDGEGITDTYRTTSNDDGMDKLFESMEKDFTGLSFLNLVDFDALFGHRRDPLGYGQALEEFDIRLKEVLERLQSGDLLIVTADHGNDPVHKGTDHTREYVPLLAYDANQPQAIDLGVRSTFADIGATIAHNFGVKAPGYGTSFLDEIVKNKQ; encoded by the coding sequence ATGAGTGAACAGCCTTTTAAACGGGTGTTCTTAATTGTAATGGATTCAGTAGGTATTGGTGCAGCACCAGACGCAGCTGAGTTTGGTGACGTGGGTTCAGACACACTGGGCCATATAGCTGAGTCAATGAACGGTATCGGGCTTCCTACACTTGAAAAAATGGGTATAGCGAATATTAAAGAAGTACAAGGACTTACAGCCGTAGAAAACCCAAAAGCTCATTATGGGAAAATGCAAGAAGCTTCAAATGGAAAAGATACAATGACGGGACATTGGGAGATTATGGGCCTTAGAATTGATGAACCGTTTCGTGTGTTCCCAGAAGGCTTTCCAGATGAGTTACTTACTGCATTAGAACAAGAAGTAGGCAGAGGTTTTCTTGGTAATAAAGTAGCATCTGGTACAGAGATTCTAGATGAACTTGCAGAAGAACATGTCAACACAGGCAAACTTATTGTGTATACATCAGCAGATTCTGTACTTCAGATCGCCGCTCATGAAGATGTTGTTCCGATAGACGAGCTTTATGACATCTGTGAAAAGGCAAGAAAATTAACACTTCAGCCTGAGTATATGATTGGTCGCGTAATCGCAAGACCATTTGTTGGTGAAAAGGGAAATTGGAAAAGGACGCCAAACCGCCATGATTATGCACTAAAACCGTTTGGTAGAACTGTGATGAATGAGCTTGAAGATGGCGGCTTTGATTCAATAGCTATTGGAAAGATCTCAGATATCTATGATGGCGAAGGAATTACGGATACGTACCGTACAACATCTAATGATGATGGAATGGACAAGTTGTTTGAAAGCATGGAAAAGGATTTCACTGGTTTAAGCTTTTTAAACTTAGTTGATTTTGACGCATTGTTTGGACATAGACGTGATCCACTAGGTTATGGTCAGGCATTAGAGGAGTTTGATATTCGCTTGAAGGAAGTATTAGAACGCCTTCAGAGTGGAGATCTTTTAATTGTCACAGCCGATCACGGTAATGATCCAGTCCATAAGGGTACAGATCACACAAGAGAGTATGTGCCTTTATTAGCTTATGACGCTAACCAACCTCAAGCGATTGATCTCGGTGTTCGTTCCACTTTTGCTGATATTGGTGCAACAATTGCTCACAACTTTGGAGTCAAGGCACCAGGCTATGGAACAAGCTTTTTAGATGAAATCGTTAAGAATAAGCAATAA
- a CDS encoding purine-nucleoside phosphorylase → MKIELKQTADYIKERLIDTPKIGLILGSGLGVLAEEIENPTTLSYEDIPNFPVSTVEGHAGQLVAGTIEGKQVIAMQGRFHFYEGYTMEEVVFPVRVMKELGVEQLVVTNAAGAVNESFSVGDLMIIKDHINNQSANPLIGPNDAALGLRFTDMSNAYSKQLRAIAHEQASILGINIQEGVYVANTGPCYETPAEVRMARKLGGDAVGMSTVPEVIAARHAGLEVLGISCLSNMGAGILPQPLNHEEVIEVTEKVRSSFLGLVKAILKEM, encoded by the coding sequence ATGAAAATAGAGTTGAAGCAAACGGCAGATTATATTAAAGAACGTCTTATTGACACACCTAAAATTGGACTCATCTTAGGTTCAGGGCTAGGCGTTTTGGCTGAGGAGATTGAAAACCCTACCACTTTATCATATGAAGATATTCCAAATTTTCCTGTATCAACTGTAGAAGGGCATGCAGGTCAATTGGTAGCTGGAACAATAGAAGGCAAACAAGTTATTGCCATGCAAGGACGCTTTCATTTTTATGAGGGATACACAATGGAGGAAGTTGTTTTTCCAGTTCGTGTTATGAAAGAACTTGGAGTGGAACAGCTAGTAGTCACAAATGCTGCTGGAGCAGTAAATGAAAGCTTTTCGGTCGGTGATCTTATGATTATTAAGGATCATATTAATAATCAAAGTGCGAACCCACTGATTGGACCAAATGACGCGGCACTTGGATTACGTTTTACGGATATGTCTAATGCCTATTCAAAACAACTTCGTGCAATTGCTCATGAACAAGCAAGTATTCTTGGGATCAACATTCAAGAAGGCGTATATGTAGCAAATACTGGACCATGTTACGAAACACCAGCAGAGGTCCGTATGGCTCGTAAATTGGGTGGGGATGCTGTTGGGATGTCAACAGTTCCGGAAGTAATCGCAGCAAGACACGCAGGACTTGAAGTGTTGGGAATCTCCTGCTTATCCAATATGGGAGCTGGCATCTTACCACAGCCACTAAATCATGAGGAAGTTATTGAAGTAACAGAAAAAGTACGTTCATCTTTTCTAGGACTAGTAAAAGCTATTTTAAAAGAAATGTAG
- a CDS encoding purine-nucleoside phosphorylase, with the protein MTTIVEKIKESAAYLQSFIQTQPEVGLILGSGLGELADEIEGAAKIPYEDIPNFPVSTVEGHAGQLVIGQLQGKTVVAMQGRFHFYEGYPLEQVTFPVRVMKELGVNLLFVTNACGGMNKSFQPGDLMIITDHLNMTGVNPLIGPNAPELGPRFPDMSQAYTKKYVDLALETAKSLDIKVQQGVYAGVSGPTYMSGAELIMLRTLGGDVVGMSTVPEVIVASHAGMDVLGISCVTDMAIGEEIAGITHEEVMEVATRTKPLFIKLVKELVAQAKP; encoded by the coding sequence ATGACAACAATTGTAGAAAAAATTAAAGAATCAGCAGCTTATTTGCAATCATTCATTCAAACACAGCCTGAAGTTGGACTAATCCTTGGTTCAGGACTTGGTGAGTTAGCGGATGAAATTGAAGGTGCAGCAAAAATTCCATATGAAGATATTCCAAATTTCCCGGTTTCAACAGTTGAAGGTCATGCTGGACAATTAGTTATTGGACAACTTCAAGGTAAAACCGTTGTAGCTATGCAAGGTCGTTTTCATTTCTATGAAGGATATCCACTTGAGCAAGTGACATTCCCTGTTCGTGTGATGAAAGAGCTAGGGGTAAACCTGCTATTTGTAACAAACGCTTGTGGTGGAATGAATAAATCGTTCCAACCGGGTGATTTAATGATTATTACTGATCACCTTAATATGACCGGAGTAAATCCTTTAATTGGGCCAAATGCACCTGAACTTGGACCACGTTTTCCTGATATGAGTCAGGCTTATACAAAAAAATATGTTGATCTAGCTTTAGAAACAGCAAAATCACTAGATATAAAGGTTCAGCAAGGAGTATATGCTGGTGTCAGTGGTCCAACCTATATGTCAGGTGCAGAGCTTATTATGCTTCGTACTCTTGGTGGAGATGTTGTCGGTATGTCAACGGTTCCAGAGGTAATAGTAGCAAGTCATGCTGGTATGGATGTCTTGGGAATATCTTGTGTAACGGATATGGCTATTGGAGAAGAGATAGCAGGAATTACACATGAGGAAGTAATGGAAGTAGCAACTAGGACAAAACCATTATTTATTAAGTTAGTTAAAGAATTAGTCGCGCAAGCTAAGCCTTAA
- a CDS encoding pyrimidine-nucleoside phosphorylase, with protein sequence MRMVDLIEKKRNGEVLSESEIHFIINGYTNDEIPDYQMSAWAMAVFFQDMNDKERADLTMAMVKSGEEIDLSAVEGIKVDKHSTGGVGDKTTIALAPLVASLGVPVAKMSGRGLGHTGGTLDKLESIPGFHIELTTQEFIDKVNENKLAVIGQTGNLTPADKKLYGLRDVTGTVNSIPLIASSIMSKKLASGADGIVLDVKTGTGAFMKELSDSKELAQAMVKIGTKLGKKTMAVISDMNQPLGLAVGNALEVKEAIAMLKGEGPEDVLELCLTLGSHMVVMAKKANSVDEAREALQEAITSGKAIATLKTFIEAQGGDSSVVDDLSTFPEAPFKIEVKAQSEGMVKSIEADRIGTAAMMLGAGRATKDDDILLDVGLILHKKIGDAVKKGDTLVTLHSRTEQAAEVEAIVQKAYEVANEHIEAPTLIYEEITASSGTGFVL encoded by the coding sequence ATGAGAATGGTCGACTTAATTGAAAAAAAACGTAATGGCGAAGTACTATCTGAGAGCGAAATTCATTTCATCATTAATGGCTACACAAATGATGAAATTCCAGATTATCAGATGTCTGCTTGGGCAATGGCTGTATTTTTTCAAGATATGAATGATAAAGAACGAGCAGACCTTACCATGGCAATGGTCAAGTCTGGTGAAGAGATTGACCTATCAGCCGTAGAAGGTATTAAAGTAGATAAACACTCAACAGGCGGAGTTGGTGATAAGACAACCATTGCACTTGCTCCACTTGTTGCATCTCTTGGTGTACCTGTTGCAAAGATGTCTGGACGTGGGCTTGGACACACAGGCGGCACGTTAGACAAGCTTGAATCAATTCCAGGTTTTCATATTGAGTTAACAACACAGGAGTTTATCGATAAAGTCAATGAAAACAAACTAGCTGTCATTGGTCAAACTGGTAATTTGACTCCTGCAGATAAAAAATTATACGGATTACGTGATGTAACGGGAACGGTGAACTCCATTCCGTTGATTGCAAGCTCAATCATGAGTAAGAAGCTTGCATCCGGTGCTGACGGTATCGTGCTTGATGTAAAAACGGGTACAGGAGCTTTTATGAAAGAGCTCTCGGATTCCAAGGAACTGGCTCAGGCCATGGTGAAGATTGGGACAAAGCTCGGTAAAAAAACTATGGCTGTGATTTCTGATATGAACCAACCTCTTGGCCTGGCTGTTGGGAATGCACTTGAGGTAAAAGAAGCCATTGCAATGTTAAAAGGAGAAGGACCTGAGGATGTCTTAGAGTTATGTTTAACTTTAGGTAGCCACATGGTAGTCATGGCGAAAAAAGCAAACTCAGTAGATGAAGCGCGTGAAGCACTTCAAGAAGCAATTACGTCTGGAAAAGCCATTGCTACCTTAAAGACATTCATTGAGGCACAAGGCGGAGATTCATCGGTTGTGGATGATTTGTCTACATTTCCAGAAGCCCCATTCAAAATTGAAGTGAAAGCACAATCGGAAGGTATGGTTAAATCAATTGAAGCCGACCGTATTGGAACAGCTGCCATGATGCTTGGTGCAGGTCGTGCAACCAAGGATGATGACATTCTTTTAGATGTGGGATTAATTTTGCATAAAAAAATTGGGGATGCCGTGAAAAAAGGCGATACTCTTGTTACATTACACAGCAGAACTGAACAAGCAGCAGAAGTTGAAGCAATTGTTCAAAAAGCATACGAAGTAGCAAATGAACACATTGAAGCTCCAACCTTGATCTATGAAGAAATTACGGCTTCATCTGGAACAGGATTTGTCTTATAA
- a CDS encoding SDR family NAD(P)-dependent oxidoreductase: protein MKLKDKVAIITGAGSGIGKATAEKFCAEGAKVVIADVKADVISSVVAALNENGSDAIGVSVDVTSSKDVEHLMKKTLEHYGRLDIVVNNAGVTQDAQLIKMTEEQFDKVMNVNVKGVFQIGQAAAKIMKEQQSGVILNASSVVGTYGNFGQTNYAASKWGVNGMTKTWARELGRFNIRVNAVAPGFISTPMVKKMPEKVLMMMKDKALLNRLGNPEDVANGYAFLASDEASFITGTILSVDGGVTL from the coding sequence ATGAAATTAAAAGACAAAGTCGCTATTATCACGGGTGCCGGGAGTGGAATAGGCAAAGCTACAGCTGAGAAGTTCTGTGCTGAGGGTGCCAAAGTAGTCATTGCCGATGTAAAAGCAGATGTGATCAGTTCAGTGGTCGCTGCGCTTAATGAAAATGGAAGCGATGCAATCGGTGTTTCCGTTGATGTAACAAGCAGTAAAGATGTTGAGCATTTAATGAAAAAAACACTTGAGCATTATGGACGATTAGATATTGTCGTGAACAATGCTGGTGTTACTCAAGATGCCCAGCTAATAAAGATGACAGAAGAACAATTTGATAAAGTGATGAATGTAAATGTCAAAGGGGTTTTTCAGATTGGTCAAGCTGCAGCCAAAATTATGAAAGAGCAACAAAGCGGGGTTATTTTAAATGCCTCATCTGTTGTTGGTACCTATGGAAACTTTGGCCAAACTAACTACGCTGCATCAAAGTGGGGTGTGAATGGTATGACCAAGACCTGGGCTCGGGAGCTTGGACGTTTTAATATACGTGTAAACGCAGTTGCCCCTGGTTTTATCTCAACTCCTATGGTGAAAAAGATGCCAGAAAAAGTGCTTATGATGATGAAGGACAAGGCACTTTTGAATCGACTTGGGAATCCTGAGGATGTTGCCAATGGCTATGCCTTTCTTGCATCTGATGAAGCGTCATTCATTACCGGGACGATTTTAAGTGTTGATGGCGGCGTTACCCTATAA
- the phaQ gene encoding poly-beta-hydroxybutyrate-responsive repressor: MTDQKKNEDKVKNSAPKNLMVPMLLMSLRGLDLHGYKLIEQLNNYGFTSIDQGNVYRILRQLEKDNMVESEWDTSTGGPAKRIYSLTDAGEDYLKVWADSLQQYQSIVDHFFTMYSSMMTNPFFDRNDKDKE, encoded by the coding sequence ATGACCGATCAAAAAAAAAATGAAGACAAGGTCAAAAACAGCGCTCCAAAAAACCTAATGGTGCCAATGCTTTTGATGAGTCTGCGTGGCTTGGACCTTCACGGGTATAAATTAATTGAACAACTAAACAATTACGGTTTCACGTCCATTGACCAAGGTAATGTTTATCGAATTCTTAGACAACTAGAAAAGGACAATATGGTTGAATCTGAGTGGGATACCTCAACCGGTGGTCCCGCTAAACGAATCTATTCATTAACAGACGCTGGTGAAGATTATCTAAAAGTTTGGGCTGATTCCCTTCAGCAATATCAATCAATTGTTGATCATTTCTTTACAATGTATTCAAGTATGATGACGAACCCATTTTTTGACCGGAATGATAAAGATAAAGAATAG
- the phaR gene encoding polyhydroxyalkanoic acid synthase subunit PhaR: MSDQKSFDPFTLWKDVYQQSESYWGNVLDEKMKEDQFSEWMGKTLEMNLLYKKAQDEITNKYLEQVNVPTRSDLANIASLVVNVESKVDHLEDLVEETDLTQMKSELKREMTLMKKDMKQLDSKLDQILSELNKNASNSTNQQTSTTAKSKQSK; the protein is encoded by the coding sequence ATGAGCGACCAAAAAAGTTTTGATCCTTTTACGTTATGGAAAGACGTCTACCAGCAGTCAGAATCTTATTGGGGAAATGTGTTGGACGAGAAAATGAAAGAAGATCAGTTCTCCGAATGGATGGGAAAAACGTTAGAAATGAACCTTCTGTATAAAAAAGCACAGGACGAGATTACGAATAAGTATCTCGAGCAGGTAAATGTGCCAACAAGATCTGATTTAGCGAATATTGCATCACTTGTTGTGAATGTGGAATCAAAGGTTGATCATCTTGAAGACCTTGTAGAAGAAACAGATCTTACTCAAATGAAATCTGAATTAAAACGAGAAATGACGCTCATGAAAAAAGATATGAAGCAGCTTGATAGTAAATTGGATCAAATCCTTTCTGAGTTAAACAAAAATGCCTCAAATTCTACGAATCAACAAACCTCAACAACAGCAAAATCAAAACAATCCAAATAA
- a CDS encoding 3-oxoacyl-ACP reductase: protein MVELTDKVAIVTGGSRGIGSAISSELARNGVKVVVNYQSNSESAEKVVHAIKESGGQAIAVKADVSKSDDVLNLINETINQFGKIDILVNNAGITKDRTFRKLSQDDWNQVINVNLNSVYNTISSALPHLMESEAGRIINISSIIGQTGGFGQTNYSAAKAGLIGYTKSLALELARKRVTVNAVCPGFIETEMVQEMPDKVREQIIASVPVQRLGQAIEVARSVLFLCKDGEYITGQQLNINGGLYM, encoded by the coding sequence ATGGTAGAGTTAACGGACAAAGTAGCAATCGTCACAGGAGGTTCAAGAGGAATTGGTTCTGCCATCTCGTCTGAACTAGCTAGAAACGGAGTAAAGGTTGTTGTTAATTATCAATCCAACTCGGAATCAGCAGAAAAAGTTGTACATGCAATCAAGGAATCCGGTGGTCAGGCTATTGCCGTAAAAGCGGATGTCTCAAAATCTGATGATGTGCTGAATTTAATTAATGAGACGATTAATCAATTTGGTAAGATTGATATTCTTGTTAATAATGCTGGGATCACCAAGGATCGTACATTCAGAAAGCTCAGCCAAGATGATTGGAATCAAGTCATTAATGTAAATTTGAATAGCGTTTATAACACGATATCTAGTGCTCTACCTCATTTAATGGAATCAGAGGCAGGTCGTATCATTAATATTTCATCCATTATTGGTCAAACTGGTGGGTTCGGACAAACCAATTATTCAGCAGCCAAAGCCGGCTTGATCGGATATACAAAGTCGCTTGCTTTAGAGCTTGCTAGAAAACGTGTAACAGTTAATGCCGTATGCCCTGGTTTTATTGAAACTGAAATGGTTCAAGAAATGCCTGATAAAGTTCGTGAGCAAATCATTGCGAGTGTGCCAGTACAACGTCTTGGTCAAGCTATTGAAGTTGCAAGAAGTGTGTTGTTCCTATGTAAAGATGGAGAATACATCACTGGTCAACAGTTAAATATTAATGGTGGCTTATATATGTAA